The proteins below are encoded in one region of Vibrio sp. ED004:
- a CDS encoding type I secretion C-terminal target domain-containing protein, which produces MFTIAFSTSTLGEYTFTLLEALDHVDGLDNNDLSFDLPVYAVDSDGDDSVMSPLSVTIGDDIQIMQDGTLDIVEPNLADGTVTTTTIDVMPNQSADGATITQFTYDGQLRTLDQNDTGEQQFSFTEGELFITLQGEVRFEPNRNLDHSLSEDIVKLIEVTSSDFDKDPVTSTVTLTITDGDNPTIDAVPSVSLKEADLVDGSSPSGSAVSQTETITFTNQSDDVDKFRLEPSEFNTGGTLKSDGLVIEIREEPAGSGNYIGFTTDTSNVETTVFTLTFSSTTLGEYTFTLIEAIDHTPIQGNNDLTFNLPVYAVDSDGDDSLMSPLAVTITDDIQVMIDGAFTIEEPTVADLAAGTPTTTTVNVLDQEGADGTTITQINYDNGTVFTVDQSNTGEQKFVVAEGSLYITLQGDVRFEPNRDLNHSGGDIVKSIVVTSSDSDSDVVTSTVTLTITDGDLPIINVIPGVSLSEVDLADGSGPTGNPVSMTQVINYTEGSDDVSHFKIDPAQFNTSGALNSNGLEVEIKEQPANSGNYIGFVKDGANVETNVFTISFSTTNLGQYTFTLLEALDHADGLHNNTLNFDMPVIAVDTDGDESAMSPMTLTITDDVQGVQNGSLNIVEPSLADLVAGTPTTPTIDVMPTQSADGAKVTQFIYDGGIAVTLDPNVSTEQVFTVTDGLLYITIEGEVRFEPNRNLDHSAGDIVRTIVVTTSDFDNDTDTADVTLTIQDGIDPVIDVVLSVNLSEVNLADGSTPSGSAVSSTQTITYTVGSDDLSHFRIATNEFNPGDVLKSNGLVVQLKEDPASPGDYIGFTDDGAGNVTNVFTIDFDSVNKGQFTFKLIEALDHLDGALNNNRNFNLPVYAVDTDGDDSVKRDVVVTIQDDLQQMQDGTLTITEPNTSTPTTSTVDVLPTPGADGATITQFTYDGGSAITLDQSISGEQEFVFTEGSLFVTLDGDLRFEPNRNLDHSAGDIVKLIEFTSSDFDKDMSSSTVTLTIVDGDGPTLNVVPSVSLSESLLADGSTPSGSPVSVTQTITSLASSDDIEKIVVEVGLFNTSGVLKSDGLELSLREEPAGSGDYIAFTTDGSGVEKVIFTLEFDNTNQSEYTFTLLERLDHVDGLGNNDLSFDLSVYAQDTDGDISPSKPLSVTISDDAQLMQSGALSITEPSTGTPTTTTFDVMPAQSADGATITKFTYGSQPEESLVQTNTSEQEFVFTEGSLFITLEGDVRFEPNRNLNHAGGDIVKTITVTSEDKDGDIVTSTVTLTISDGAPPVIDTVPTVALEEANLVDGSSPSLPVSQTETITFTAGSDDVSHFRIDTTQFNTSGDLKSDGLVVQLKEDPANSGTYIGFVESGGVQTDIFTITFSSVVLGEYTFTLLEELDHLPVQGNNDQIFTLPVIAVDKDNTDSAMKPLTVTITDDVPNITQTTGDSDFSVEEFGLYELFPYDIVEGAFITTEGADQVETYELRNISTLEATLSSGNEGVKIIETTNAANTTTYQGVTELSGTPIFTLVLTGDGAYTFTLRGPLNHATSPSNLDRLTIPFDVVAIDGDGDESKQYRLPIEVMDQSPTFSSYSLSETVDENDLSVVGSEQSEDTVINGLFDASLEGPDDIVKYELVNEDSIIASLVSDGESLEWLPVSQSGTTFTYLAQTVTSNQPVFKIIFDTLNNGYQFELFKPLKHPDGADENAIDLNFSVVAEDFDQDKSHEIVLKITVTDDVQIMKDGALNIVEPTVADLAAGTPIITTVNVLDQEGADGTTITQINYDNGTVFTLDQNNPGEQKFVVAEGSLYITLQGDVRFEPNRNLNQSSGDIVKTITLTSEDKDGDIVTSTVTLTISDGAPPVIDRVPTVALEEANLVDGSSPSLPVSQTETITFTAGSDDVSHFRIDTTQFNKSGDLKADGLVVQLKEDPANSGNYIGFVESGGVQTDIFTTTFNSVVLGEYTFTLLKELDHLPVQGNNDQVFTLPVIVVDKDNTDSAMKPLMVTITDDVPIITQTQTTGFSNFSVGEFGLYKVFPFNIAEGAFITTEGADQVETYELRNISTLEATLSSGNEGIKIIETTNASNTTTYQAVTELSGTPIFTLVLTGDGAYTFTLLGPLNHATTPSNLDTLTIPFDVVAVDSDGDDSNQYQLLIEVIDDIPVMIAPTGETVVDEDDLIGIGSDQSEDTIINGLFTVDEGPDGIVKYELVNEDSIIASLVSDGESLEWLPVSQSGTTFIYVAQTATSNQPVFKIIFDTLNNSYQFELFKPLKHPDGSDENAIDLNFSVVAEDFDQDKSDEIVLKITVTDDVQIMQDGALSITEPSSGTTTKTTFDVMPAQSADGATITKFTYGSQPEKSLVQTNTGEQEFVFTEGSLFITLEGDVRFELNRNLNHSGGDIVKTITVTSEDKDGDIVTSTVTLTISDGVPPVIDTVPTVTLEEANLMDGSSPSLPVSQTETITFTAGSDDVSRFRIDTTQFNKSGDLKADGLVVQLKEDPANSGNYIGFVESGGVQTDIFTTTFNSVVLGEYTFTLLKELDHLPVQGNNDQVFTLPVIVVDKDNTDSAMKPLMVTITDDVPIITQTQTTGFSSFSVEEFGLYDLFESDRAEGVFITTEGADQVETYELRNISTLEATLSSGNEGIKIIETTNAANTTTYQAVTELNGTPIFTLVLTDDGAYTFTLLGPLNHATTPSNLDTLTIPFDVVAVDGDGDESKQYRLPIEVMDQSPINRSHSLSETVDENDLSVVGSERSEDTVINGLFDVSEGPDGIVKYELVNEDSIIASLVSDEESLEWLPVSQSGTTFTYVAQTIISNQPVFKIIFDTLNNGYQFELFKPLKHPDGADENAIDLNFSVVAEDFDQDKSHEIVLKITVTDDVQIMQDGALNIFEPTVADLAAGTPIITTVNVLDQEGADGTTITQINYDNGTVFTLDQNDPGEQKFVVAEGSLYVTLQGYVRFEPNRNLNQSSGDIVKTITLTSEDKDGDIVTSTVTLTISDGAPNDTPVVNGDSVTTLVDEDAGQLLSGITVSDPDYVDSFANDLMTVTLTVDYGTLSVSLPAGTSVTVNGDNSGSVTLVGTLSDLNALIDTPTSPNGVYLDASLAPTNNIGLEVTAKDSGNPSGIAIETAPVVYNIAVTPVANAPTLSIDSATNYVRNITASQSVSASGIPLVGIIAALTDITEELTLHISDVPAGAQITSTAGSVTDLGGGVWVATADAIDSLQAVGLSQTPGNYTLKVEAVSEETDNNDTATSASIDLNLNIVSNAVDINLASETDDVQLLAGANATDLTGGSGNDRLEGGAGDDTLIGGGGSDILTGGDGMDSFVWLNIEDGVEDTITDFDLSEGDSIDLREVLPELKNSPPDMTALLQQIDAKVEGDDIELTINPDGIGTTEQVIVVEDLAPQLTLSGTMPSDILDALVQQNVITHG; this is translated from the coding sequence GTGTTCACGATTGCCTTCTCTACGAGTACGTTGGGTGAATACACCTTTACTCTGCTTGAAGCGTTAGACCATGTGGATGGTTTAGATAACAACGATCTAAGCTTCGATCTACCTGTTTATGCGGTAGACAGTGACGGTGATGATTCAGTGATGTCGCCGTTAAGTGTAACCATCGGTGATGATATTCAAATCATGCAAGATGGCACATTAGATATCGTTGAACCAAATCTTGCTGATGGCACGGTGACAACCACCACCATTGATGTGATGCCAAATCAAAGTGCTGATGGCGCGACGATCACTCAGTTCACCTATGACGGCCAACTTAGAACGCTTGACCAAAATGACACGGGTGAGCAGCAATTCAGCTTCACAGAGGGTGAATTATTTATCACGCTGCAAGGTGAGGTGCGATTTGAACCAAACCGTAACCTAGACCACTCCTTGAGTGAAGACATCGTGAAGTTGATAGAGGTCACCTCAAGTGATTTCGATAAAGATCCAGTAACATCAACGGTTACTCTGACCATCACCGACGGTGATAACCCAACTATCGATGCGGTACCGAGTGTATCACTTAAAGAAGCGGATCTGGTTGATGGCTCATCACCAAGTGGTAGTGCGGTTAGCCAAACAGAAACCATCACTTTTACCAACCAAAGTGATGATGTTGATAAATTCCGTTTGGAGCCGAGTGAGTTTAATACTGGCGGTACTCTGAAGTCTGATGGTTTAGTGATTGAAATTCGAGAAGAGCCTGCAGGTTCGGGTAACTACATTGGCTTCACCACTGACACTTCAAATGTCGAGACCACAGTCTTTACACTTACATTTAGCAGCACGACTTTAGGTGAGTACACCTTCACGCTTATAGAAGCGATTGATCACACACCAATTCAAGGTAATAACGACCTAACGTTTAACTTGCCAGTGTACGCGGTCGATAGTGATGGCGATGATTCTCTAATGTCGCCACTTGCTGTGACGATTACCGATGATATCCAAGTCATGATAGATGGCGCGTTTACGATTGAAGAGCCGACTGTGGCTGATTTAGCAGCGGGTACGCCGACAACAACGACCGTCAATGTTCTTGATCAAGAAGGGGCTGATGGCACAACTATTACCCAAATCAATTACGATAATGGTACAGTGTTTACGGTTGACCAGAGCAATACGGGAGAGCAAAAGTTTGTGGTTGCTGAAGGCTCGCTCTATATCACGCTGCAAGGCGATGTGCGCTTTGAACCAAACCGCGATCTTAATCACTCGGGCGGGGATATCGTTAAGTCGATAGTGGTCACTTCAAGTGACTCTGATAGTGATGTGGTGACTTCGACAGTAACGCTAACCATTACGGATGGCGATCTACCAATCATCAACGTCATCCCTGGCGTGAGTCTTTCTGAAGTCGATCTGGCTGATGGTTCTGGGCCAACGGGTAACCCAGTATCGATGACTCAAGTGATTAACTATACCGAGGGTAGTGATGATGTTAGTCATTTCAAAATTGACCCTGCTCAGTTCAATACTTCGGGGGCTCTTAACTCGAATGGATTAGAGGTTGAGATTAAAGAGCAGCCAGCGAACTCTGGGAACTATATTGGCTTTGTAAAAGACGGTGCTAACGTAGAAACAAACGTCTTCACGATCAGTTTCTCAACCACCAATTTAGGGCAATACACGTTTACGCTGCTTGAAGCGTTAGACCATGCGGATGGCTTGCACAACAACACGTTAAACTTCGATATGCCTGTTATAGCTGTGGATACCGATGGTGATGAGTCTGCGATGTCACCAATGACATTGACCATTACCGATGATGTACAAGGTGTACAAAACGGGTCATTGAATATTGTTGAGCCTTCACTGGCTGATCTCGTGGCAGGCACACCAACTACGCCAACCATTGATGTTATGCCGACTCAAAGTGCTGATGGCGCAAAGGTTACTCAATTTATTTACGATGGTGGTATTGCTGTCACCTTGGACCCGAATGTATCGACAGAGCAGGTGTTTACCGTAACCGATGGTTTACTGTACATCACGATTGAAGGCGAAGTTCGTTTTGAGCCAAATCGAAACTTAGATCATTCAGCGGGTGATATTGTTAGAACGATTGTTGTAACGACCAGCGACTTTGACAACGATACTGATACCGCGGATGTCACATTAACGATCCAAGATGGTATTGACCCGGTCATCGATGTTGTTCTTAGCGTTAACTTATCGGAAGTGAACCTAGCGGATGGCTCAACGCCAAGTGGTTCTGCGGTGAGTTCAACACAAACCATTACCTACACCGTGGGTAGTGATGACTTAAGCCACTTTAGAATTGCAACCAACGAATTCAATCCTGGTGATGTGCTGAAATCAAATGGTCTTGTTGTTCAGCTAAAAGAAGATCCTGCTTCACCTGGTGACTACATCGGGTTTACTGATGATGGGGCCGGTAATGTAACTAATGTATTCACCATTGATTTTGATAGTGTCAACAAAGGTCAGTTCACCTTCAAGCTGATTGAGGCACTCGATCACCTTGATGGCGCGCTTAATAACAATCGTAATTTCAACTTGCCGGTTTATGCGGTTGATACTGATGGTGATGACTCAGTTAAGCGTGATGTTGTTGTCACCATTCAAGATGACCTCCAACAAATGCAAGATGGCACGTTAACCATCACAGAGCCAAATACTAGCACACCAACTACCTCGACCGTTGATGTCTTGCCTACGCCAGGTGCTGATGGGGCAACCATTACACAGTTCACCTATGACGGTGGATCTGCGATTACTTTGGATCAAAGCATCAGCGGTGAGCAGGAGTTTGTTTTCACTGAAGGCTCGCTGTTTGTCACTTTGGATGGTGATTTAAGGTTTGAACCAAATCGTAATCTTGACCACTCTGCAGGCGACATTGTTAAGCTGATTGAATTTACTTCTTCTGATTTTGATAAGGATATGTCTTCTTCAACAGTCACACTCACTATCGTTGATGGTGATGGACCAACCTTGAATGTCGTTCCGAGCGTTAGCTTGTCTGAAAGCTTACTGGCTGATGGTTCAACGCCGAGTGGCAGCCCTGTCAGTGTGACCCAAACCATTACTTCACTCGCAAGCAGTGATGACATCGAGAAGATTGTCGTCGAAGTAGGGCTGTTTAATACCAGTGGTGTATTGAAGTCTGATGGTCTTGAATTGAGCTTGCGTGAAGAGCCTGCTGGTTCAGGTGATTACATAGCGTTCACAACGGATGGCTCAGGTGTTGAGAAAGTTATCTTCACCCTAGAATTTGATAACACCAACCAGAGTGAGTACACGTTTACTTTGTTAGAGCGTTTGGATCATGTCGACGGATTAGGAAACAACGATCTCAGTTTTGACTTGTCGGTGTATGCACAAGACACCGATGGCGATATCTCACCGTCTAAACCGCTTTCTGTGACTATCAGTGATGATGCTCAATTGATGCAATCTGGTGCTCTTAGCATCACAGAACCAAGTACGGGTACACCTACTACAACGACATTTGATGTGATGCCCGCGCAAAGTGCTGATGGCGCCACCATAACCAAATTTACTTATGGTAGTCAGCCTGAAGAGTCTCTGGTGCAAACCAACACTAGTGAGCAAGAGTTTGTATTTACGGAAGGTTCGTTGTTTATCACGCTTGAAGGTGATGTGCGCTTTGAGCCAAATCGAAATCTGAATCATGCTGGTGGTGATATCGTTAAAACCATTACGGTGACATCGGAAGATAAAGACGGCGATATTGTCACTTCGACCGTGACACTGACGATTTCAGATGGTGCTCCACCGGTAATTGATACGGTACCAACGGTTGCATTGGAAGAAGCGAATCTCGTGGATGGCTCATCTCCGAGCTTACCTGTGAGCCAAACTGAAACCATTACTTTCACAGCGGGAAGTGATGATGTGAGTCATTTCCGTATTGATACCACTCAGTTCAACACGTCTGGTGATTTGAAATCGGATGGCCTAGTAGTTCAGCTTAAAGAAGATCCAGCCAACAGCGGAACCTATATTGGTTTCGTTGAAAGTGGAGGTGTTCAAACGGATATCTTTACCATCACGTTTAGCAGCGTGGTTTTAGGAGAATACACATTCACCTTGTTGGAAGAGTTAGATCATCTTCCAGTTCAGGGTAATAACGATCAAATCTTCACATTGCCAGTTATCGCTGTCGACAAAGACAACACTGACTCAGCGATGAAACCGCTAACGGTGACCATTACCGATGATGTTCCAAACATTACTCAAACAACTGGTGACAGTGACTTTAGCGTTGAGGAATTTGGTTTATATGAGTTATTCCCTTACGATATAGTTGAAGGAGCCTTTATTACGACTGAAGGGGCTGATCAAGTCGAAACTTACGAGTTGCGTAATATCTCAACACTGGAAGCAACGTTATCGTCTGGGAATGAAGGGGTTAAGATCATAGAGACCACCAACGCTGCCAATACGACCACTTACCAAGGCGTAACCGAGCTAAGTGGAACGCCAATTTTCACCTTAGTGCTGACTGGTGACGGTGCTTACACGTTTACTTTGCGTGGTCCTCTCAATCACGCTACTTCACCGAGTAATCTCGATAGATTAACAATACCGTTTGATGTTGTTGCTATTGATGGCGATGGCGATGAGTCTAAGCAATATCGATTGCCAATCGAGGTAATGGATCAATCGCCCACCTTCAGTTCGTATTCTTTGAGTGAAACCGTTGATGAAAATGACCTTTCTGTCGTTGGCTCTGAACAATCTGAAGATACCGTTATTAATGGGTTATTCGATGCCTCGTTGGAAGGTCCAGATGACATTGTGAAATATGAGCTTGTTAACGAAGACTCAATCATCGCAAGCTTAGTTTCTGACGGGGAAAGTTTAGAATGGTTACCAGTTTCACAAAGCGGTACAACCTTCACTTATCTTGCACAAACGGTCACCAGTAATCAACCTGTGTTTAAAATCATTTTTGATACCTTAAACAACGGTTATCAATTTGAGTTGTTTAAACCACTTAAGCACCCTGATGGCGCGGATGAAAACGCGATTGACCTTAACTTTTCTGTCGTGGCCGAAGATTTTGACCAAGATAAATCACACGAGATCGTTCTGAAAATCACGGTGACTGATGATGTTCAAATAATGAAAGATGGAGCTCTAAATATTGTCGAGCCAACTGTCGCTGATTTAGCCGCTGGCACGCCAATAATCACGACCGTTAATGTGCTTGATCAAGAAGGTGCCGACGGTACCACCATCACTCAAATCAATTATGACAACGGCACAGTATTTACGCTTGACCAAAATAACCCTGGTGAGCAGAAGTTTGTGGTTGCTGAAGGCTCACTTTACATCACCCTGCAAGGCGATGTGCGCTTTGAACCGAACCGCAATCTTAACCAGTCAAGCGGGGATATCGTTAAGACTATTACCCTAACGTCAGAAGATAAAGACGGTGATATTGTCACTTCGACAGTGACACTGACGATTTCAGATGGCGCGCCACCGGTAATTGATAGGGTACCAACGGTTGCATTGGAAGAAGCGAATCTCGTGGATGGCTCATCTCCGAGCTTACCAGTGAGCCAAACTGAAACGATTACTTTCACAGCGGGAAGTGATGATGTGAGTCATTTCCGTATTGATACCACTCAGTTCAACAAGTCTGGCGATCTCAAAGCGGACGGCTTAGTTGTTCAACTCAAAGAAGATCCTGCCAACAGCGGAAACTATATTGGTTTCGTTGAAAGTGGGGGTGTTCAAACGGATATCTTTACCACCACTTTTAATAGTGTGGTACTAGGCGAATACACATTCACTTTGTTAAAAGAGCTTGATCATCTGCCTGTACAAGGCAACAACGATCAAGTATTCACTCTGCCAGTTATTGTTGTCGACAAAGACAACACTGACTCAGCAATGAAGCCTCTTATGGTGACCATTACCGATGATGTTCCAATCATTACTCAAACACAAACAACTGGTTTCAGTAACTTTAGCGTTGGGGAATTTGGTTTATATAAGGTATTCCCATTTAATATAGCTGAAGGAGCCTTTATTACGACTGAAGGGGCAGATCAAGTCGAAACTTACGAGTTGCGTAATATCTCAACACTGGAAGCAACGTTATCGTCTGGGAATGAAGGGATTAAGATCATAGAGACCACCAACGCTTCCAATACGACCACCTACCAAGCCGTAACTGAGCTAAGTGGAACGCCAATTTTCACCTTAGTGCTGACTGGTGATGGTGCTTACACCTTTACCTTGCTTGGCCCTCTCAATCACGCTACGACACCGAGTAACCTCGATACATTAACAATACCATTTGATGTTGTTGCCGTTGACAGTGATGGCGATGATTCAAATCAGTATCAATTACTAATTGAAGTCATTGACGATATACCGGTAATGATAGCTCCGACTGGTGAAACGGTTGTCGATGAAGACGATCTGATTGGGATTGGTTCGGATCAATCCGAAGATACCATTATTAACGGGCTGTTTACCGTCGATGAAGGTCCAGATGGCATTGTGAAATATGAGCTTGTTAACGAAGATTCAATCATCGCAAGCTTAGTTTCTGACGGGGAAAGTTTAGAATGGTTACCTGTTTCACAAAGCGGTACAACCTTCATTTATGTAGCACAAACGGCCACCAGTAACCAGCCTGTGTTTAAAATCATTTTTGATACCTTAAACAACAGTTATCAATTTGAGTTGTTTAAACCACTTAAGCACCCTGATGGCTCGGATGAAAACGCGATTGACCTTAACTTTTCTGTCGTGGCCGAAGATTTCGATCAAGATAAATCAGACGAGATCGTTCTGAAAATCACGGTGACTGATGATGTTCAAATAATGCAAGATGGAGCTCTTAGCATCACAGAGCCAAGCTCGGGCACGACAACCAAAACGACGTTTGATGTGATGCCAGCGCAAAGTGCCGATGGCGCCACCATCACCAAATTTACTTATGGTAGTCAGCCTGAAAAATCTCTGGTGCAAACCAACACTGGTGAGCAAGAGTTCGTATTTACAGAAGGTTCGTTGTTTATCACGCTTGAAGGTGATGTGCGCTTTGAGCTAAATCGAAATCTGAATCATTCTGGTGGTGACATCGTTAAGACGATTACCGTGACATCAGAAGATAAAGACGGCGATATTGTCACTTCGACAGTGACACTGACGATTTCAGATGGCGTGCCACCGGTAATTGATACGGTACCAACGGTTACATTGGAAGAAGCGAATCTAATGGATGGCTCATCTCCGAGCTTACCTGTGAGCCAAACTGAAACCATTACTTTCACAGCGGGAAGTGATGATGTGAGTCGTTTCCGTATTGATACCACTCAGTTCAACAAGTCTGGCGATCTCAAAGCGGACGGCTTAGTTGTTCAACTCAAAGAAGATCCTGCCAACAGCGGAAACTATATTGGTTTCGTTGAAAGTGGGGGTGTTCAAACGGATATCTTTACCACCACTTTTAATAGTGTGGTACTAGGCGAATACACATTCACTTTGTTAAAAGAGCTTGATCATCTGCCTGTACAAGGCAACAACGATCAAGTATTCACTCTACCAGTTATTGTTGTCGACAAAGACAACACTGACTCAGCAATGAAGCCTCTTATGGTGACCATTACCGATGATGTTCCAATCATTACTCAAACACAAACAACTGGCTTCAGTAGCTTTAGCGTTGAGGAATTTGGTTTATATGATTTATTCGAATCCGATAGAGCTGAAGGAGTCTTTATTACAACTGAAGGGGCAGATCAAGTCGAAACTTACGAGTTGCGTAATATCTCAACACTGGAAGCAACGTTATCGTCTGGGAATGAAGGGATTAAGATCATAGAGACCACCAACGCTGCCAATACGACCACCTACCAAGCCGTAACTGAGCTAAATGGAACGCCAATTTTCACCTTAGTATTGACTGATGATGGTGCTTACACCTTTACCTTGCTTGGCCCTCTCAATCACGCTACGACACCGAGTAACCTCGATACATTAACAATACCATTTGATGTTGTGGCCGTTGACGGTGATGGCGATGAGTCTAAGCAATATCGATTGCCAATCGAGGTAATGGATCAATCGCCCATCAACAGATCCCATTCCCTGAGTGAAACCGTTGACGAAAATGACCTTTCTGTCGTTGGCTCTGAACGGTCTGAAGATACCGTTATTAATGGGCTATTCGATGTCTCGGAAGGTCCAGATGGCATTGTGAAATATGAGCTTGTTAACGAAGACTCAATCATCGCAAGCTTAGTTTCTGACGAGGAAAGTTTAGAATGGTTACCTGTTTCACAAAGCGGTACAACCTTTACTTATGTAGCACAAACGATCATCAGTAATCAGCCTGTGTTTAAAATCATTTTTGATACCTTAAACAACGGTTATCAATTTGAGTTGTTTAAACCACTTAAGCACCCTGATGGCGCGGATGAAAACGCGATTGACCTTAACTTTTCTGTCGTGGCCGAAGATTTCGATCAAGATAAATCACACGAGATCGTTCTGAAAATCACGGTGACTGATGATGTTCAAATAATGCAAGATGGAGCTTTAAATATTTTCGAGCCAACTGTCGCTGATTTAGCCGCTGGCACGCCAATAATCACGACCGTTAATGTGCTTGATCAAGAAGGTGCTGACGGTACCACCATCACTCAAATCAATTACGACAATGGTACAGTATTTACGCTTGACCAAAATGATCCTGGTGAGCAGAAGTTTGTGGTTGCTGAAGGCTCACTTTACGTCACCCTGCAAGGCTATGTGCGCTTTGAACCGAACCGCAATCTTAACCAGTCAAGCGGGGATATCGTTAAGACTATTACCCTGACGTCAGAAGATAAAGACGGTGATATTGTCACTTCGACAGTTACACTGACGATTTCAGATGGTGCTCCGAACGATACGCCTGTTGTTAATGGTGACAGTGTCACCACGCTCGTTGATGAGGATGCCGGTCAATTGTTGAGTGGTATTACTGTCAGTGACCCTGATTATGTCGATAGCTTTGCTAATGACTTGATGACAGTAACACTGACCGTTGATTACGGAACGCTTTCAGTATCACTACCTGCTGGTACTAGTGTGACCGTTAATGGTGACAATAGTGGTTCGGTGACGTTAGTAGGGACGCTGAGCGATCTGAATGCCTTGATTGACACACCGACCAGCCCGAATGGGGTTTACCTTGATGCAAGCTTGGCTCCAACCAACAATATCGGCCTAGAAGTCACTGCCAAAGACAGCGGCAACCCTTCAGGTATTGCGATAGAGACAGCACCTGTGGTTTACAACATCGCGGTGACGCCAGTAGCGAATGCACCAACCCTGTCTATCGATAGTGCGACTAACTACGTGAGAAACATTACTGCGAGTCAGTCAGTCAGTGCGAGTGGTATTCCTTTAGTTGGGATTATCGCGGCCTTAACGGACATTACAGAAGAGCTAACGCTGCATATTAGTGATGTGCCTGCTGGCGCTCAAATCACCAGTACTGCGGGTTCAGTGACGGATCTTGGCGGCGGTGTGTGGGTGGCAACGGCGGATGCAATCGACAGCTTGCAAGCGGTTGGGCTTTCTCAAACTCCAGGGAACTACACACTGAAAGTTGAGGCAGTTTCTGAAGAGACTGACAACAACGATACAGCGACCTCTGCATCGATTGACCTGAACTTGAACATTGTGTCGAATGCGGTTGATATCAACTTGGCTTCGGAAACCGATGATGTTCAGTTACTGGCTGGTGCTAATGCGACTGACTTAACGGGTGGTTCAGGTAATGACCGACTGGAAGGTGGTGCTGGTGACGATACGCTCATTGGCGGCGGCGGTTCAGATATTCTAACCGGTGGCGATGGTATGGATTCGTTCGTGTGGCTGAACATCGAAGATGGTGTTGAAGATACGATTACCGACTTTGATTTGTCTGAAGGGGACAGTATTGACTTGCGCGAAGTCTTGCCAGAGCTTAAGAATTCACCTCCAGACATGACTGCATTGCTACAACAGATAGATGCGAAAGTGGAAGGGGATGATATTGAGCTTACGATCAACCCTGATGGTATAGGAACCACAGAGCAAGTGATCGTGGTTGAAGACCTTGCGCCACAGCTAACTTTAAGTGGCACAATGCCGTCAGACATTCTGGATGCATTAGTACAGCAGAATGTGATCACCCACGGTTAA